Proteins from a single region of Caloramator sp. E03:
- a CDS encoding HD family phosphohydrolase translates to MKRIKIGDKMEVNRRLTHGFIFKNTRIIKMIIFLFTFFILFAISSMGVIPKKYNLKEGDIAPTDIKAPRDFIDDVETQEKINKAISSVTDKYSKNVNIKNEAVEKVKAFFDKVIEYKSMDINEEEKIDKIKSLSEFELDYNDYKVLIQLKDEEIKNMSTFLQNCLDKILSQDIMINDEEDLKKAKDDFNFYVENLSMQKNIKKICSQIGLPLIKPNLYFDEQQTNELKEEAKKQVQPVVYKKNQNIILKGEVVTSKHIYLMRKAGLLEENKMADIWLYIGVALTILLLEMIIGFYLYRYRKNYFYENNRLLIIAITLCINALFTMGMNTISGYLIPVALNAILITLIFDSLTAFFISIPSVVIISFITNFSFDPLLIYIIGCISGILFISNVHERNNILLSGLYTGITNGVIVLSSNFINNNLNIPQILLQCFSAIGGGMLSGMLAIGILPIYEQLFDIITPIKLLELTNPNHPLLKRLLFEAPGTYHHSILVGNLSEAAAEEIGANSLLARAGAYYHDIGKIKRPYFFKENQITNDNPHDKITPKLSALIITSHVKDGLELAQKYKLPGAIKNLIEQHHGTTLVKYFYALASNNSKEDIEEASFRYEGPKPKTKEASIVMLADSVEAAVRSLNNPTIQEVQSMVNKVVEDKIKDGQLDETELTLKDIDTIKKSFIKVMIGIFHNRIEYPELNDKNKEGEDTIDRV, encoded by the coding sequence ATGAAGAGAATAAAGATAGGTGATAAAATGGAAGTTAACAGAAGATTAACTCATGGGTTTATATTCAAAAATACAAGGATTATAAAGATGATTATTTTTTTATTTACTTTTTTTATATTATTTGCAATATCTTCCATGGGGGTAATACCAAAAAAATATAATTTAAAAGAAGGGGACATTGCACCGACAGATATAAAAGCACCGAGAGATTTTATAGATGATGTTGAAACTCAGGAAAAAATTAATAAAGCCATTTCTTCGGTAACTGATAAGTATAGTAAAAACGTTAATATTAAAAATGAAGCAGTTGAAAAGGTTAAAGCTTTTTTTGATAAGGTAATAGAATATAAATCAATGGATATTAATGAAGAAGAGAAGATTGATAAAATAAAATCACTTTCAGAGTTTGAGTTAGATTATAATGATTATAAGGTTTTAATACAGCTTAAGGATGAAGAAATTAAAAACATGTCAACTTTTCTTCAAAATTGTTTAGATAAAATATTATCTCAAGATATAATGATTAATGATGAAGAGGATCTTAAAAAAGCAAAAGATGATTTTAATTTTTACGTTGAAAACTTATCTATGCAAAAAAATATAAAAAAAATATGCAGTCAAATAGGACTACCTTTGATAAAGCCTAACCTTTATTTTGATGAACAGCAGACTAATGAATTAAAAGAAGAGGCAAAAAAGCAAGTACAACCTGTAGTATACAAAAAAAATCAAAATATAATATTAAAAGGAGAAGTTGTCACTTCAAAGCATATATATTTAATGAGAAAAGCAGGGTTGCTTGAGGAAAATAAAATGGCTGATATTTGGCTATATATTGGAGTAGCCTTAACAATCTTGCTTTTGGAAATGATAATAGGTTTTTATTTATATAGGTATAGAAAAAATTATTTTTATGAAAATAATAGGCTGTTGATTATTGCTATAACATTATGTATAAATGCATTATTTACTATGGGGATGAATACAATATCAGGATATTTAATTCCTGTAGCTTTAAATGCAATTCTTATAACTCTTATATTTGACTCTTTAACAGCTTTTTTTATAAGTATACCTTCAGTTGTGATAATTTCTTTTATAACGAATTTTAGTTTTGATCCTCTGTTGATATATATTATTGGGTGTATTTCAGGGATACTATTTATTAGTAATGTGCATGAAAGAAATAATATACTTCTAAGTGGTCTTTATACTGGTATAACAAATGGAGTTATAGTGCTATCAAGTAATTTTATAAACAACAATTTAAATATTCCCCAGATTCTTCTTCAGTGTTTTAGTGCTATTGGAGGAGGAATGTTGTCAGGGATGCTTGCTATAGGTATACTTCCTATATATGAGCAGCTATTTGATATAATTACTCCGATAAAGCTTTTAGAACTTACAAATCCTAATCATCCACTTTTAAAGAGACTTTTGTTTGAAGCTCCAGGGACTTATCATCATAGTATACTTGTAGGAAATCTTTCGGAAGCAGCAGCTGAAGAAATTGGCGCAAACTCTCTTTTAGCAAGAGCTGGAGCATATTACCATGATATTGGAAAAATAAAAAGACCATATTTCTTTAAGGAAAATCAAATAACAAATGATAATCCTCATGATAAGATAACCCCAAAACTTAGTGCGCTTATTATAACCTCTCATGTAAAGGATGGTTTAGAGCTTGCCCAAAAATATAAACTTCCGGGAGCGATAAAAAATTTAATAGAACAACACCATGGTACAACCCTTGTTAAATATTTTTATGCTTTAGCTTCAAATAATTCAAAGGAAGATATTGAAGAAGCTTCTTTTAGATATGAGGGACCAAAGCCTAAAACTAAAGAAGCATCTATAGTAATGCTTGCAGATAGTGTAGAGGCGGCTGTTCGTTCTCTTAACAATCCAACAATTCAAGAAGTACAATCTATGGTAAATAAAGTAGTTGAAGATAAAATAAAAGATGGACAGCTTGATGAAACAGAGCTTACATTAAAGGATATTGATACTATAAAAAAATCCTTCATAAAAGTAATGATAGGTATATTCCATAACCGTATAGAATACCCAGAACTAAATGATAAAAATAAGGAAGGAGAAGATACAATTGATAGAGTTTGA
- a CDS encoding PhoH family protein → MEKERRIEIDKVEDIINLFGNYDENIKVIEQTFDVNVISRENEIKITGLGNVELATSAILKLLDIIKRGETINLHTVNYIISLVMEDKSDEIEKILEDVVIVTARGKYVKCKTLGQKKYVDSIKKNDVVFGIGPAGTGKTYLAIAMAVKFLKDKKVGRIILTRPAVEAGERLGFLPGDLQEKINPYLKPLYDALYDILGVETFQKYMESGIIEVAPLAYMRGRTLDDCFIILDEAQNTTPEQMKMFLTRFGYGSRIVVTGDITQIDLGEGKVSGLKHVTKILKDINGIDFIYFSHNDVVRHRLVMEIIKAYNRYEENKDR, encoded by the coding sequence TTGGAAAAAGAGAGAAGAATAGAAATAGACAAAGTTGAGGATATAATAAATTTATTTGGAAATTATGATGAAAATATTAAAGTTATAGAGCAAACATTTGATGTTAATGTTATAAGTAGAGAAAACGAGATAAAGATAACAGGATTAGGAAACGTAGAACTTGCAACAAGTGCAATACTTAAGCTTTTAGATATTATAAAAAGGGGTGAAACTATAAATCTTCACACGGTAAACTATATAATAAGCCTTGTTATGGAAGACAAATCAGATGAGATTGAAAAGATATTAGAAGATGTTGTAATAGTAACTGCAAGGGGTAAATATGTTAAATGTAAAACCCTTGGACAAAAAAAATATGTAGATTCAATCAAAAAAAATGACGTGGTATTTGGAATAGGACCTGCTGGTACTGGTAAAACATATCTTGCAATTGCAATGGCCGTAAAATTTTTAAAAGACAAAAAAGTTGGAAGAATAATACTTACAAGACCTGCTGTTGAAGCAGGTGAAAGATTAGGTTTTCTTCCAGGAGATTTGCAGGAGAAAATCAATCCATATCTTAAGCCTTTATATGATGCCTTATATGATATACTTGGAGTTGAAACTTTCCAAAAATATATGGAATCAGGTATAATAGAGGTAGCACCTCTTGCATATATGAGAGGGAGAACTTTAGATGATTGCTTTATCATTCTTGATGAAGCACAAAATACAACCCCTGAGCAGATGAAAATGTTTTTAACAAGGTTTGGCTATGGTTCAAGAATAGTTGTAACTGGAGATATAACTCAAATAGATCTTGGAGAAGGAAAAGTTTCAGGGTTAAAGCATGTAACTAAAATATTAAAAGATATAAACGGTATCGATTTTATATATTTTTCTCATAATGATGTTGTAAGGCATAGGCTTGTTATGGAAATAATTAAAGCATACAATAGATATGAAGAGAATAAAGATAGGTGA
- the yqfD gene encoding sporulation protein YqfD encodes MASRSSNEFFSGYIVVRLEGLNPEKFINMAIKYGVTLWDVKRVNFTTVIFKMKYDQYGMLRGIIQKTGVKTKIIKKVGMHFIYKKALRRKVFVLGIGIFLAIIVYMLNIIWQIDIVGNKTVNTDIIYEAAKKAGLKEGTLKYKLNLRDIEDYILNNVKEISVVTIKLQGIKAKIEVVERKMPPQIKNLEEPINVIASKDGIILKISAYMGKAMVKEGDYVKKGQVLISGVLTDTQNVPIKLVHAFGEVIAKTWYESVKEVNINYKYEERTGRTAKKVYYNYFGKDIYIKNDNILFKKYDKIIEKKIFKIGNFSMPVQLVTEYYYEKTDKYKIISYEEATNIALNDAEEDVKKYLPKDAKILDKKVDKIIGNGKAKVRVLYITEENICIEQEIN; translated from the coding sequence ATGGCAAGTAGGAGCTCTAATGAATTTTTTAGTGGATATATCGTGGTAAGATTAGAAGGATTAAATCCAGAAAAGTTCATTAATATGGCAATTAAGTATGGAGTAACTCTTTGGGATGTAAAAAGAGTTAACTTTACGACTGTAATTTTTAAAATGAAATATGACCAGTATGGAATGCTTAGAGGTATAATTCAAAAGACAGGTGTAAAGACAAAAATAATTAAAAAGGTAGGAATGCACTTTATATATAAAAAAGCTTTGAGAAGGAAAGTTTTTGTTTTAGGGATTGGGATATTTTTAGCTATAATAGTTTATATGTTAAATATAATATGGCAAATTGATATTGTTGGGAATAAAACTGTTAACACAGATATAATATATGAAGCTGCTAAAAAAGCAGGACTTAAAGAAGGAACCTTAAAGTATAAGTTGAATCTAAGAGATATTGAAGATTACATTTTAAATAATGTAAAAGAAATTTCGGTAGTAACAATTAAACTTCAAGGTATTAAAGCTAAAATTGAGGTTGTTGAAAGAAAGATGCCACCACAAATAAAAAATTTAGAAGAGCCTATAAACGTAATAGCTTCAAAGGATGGAATAATATTAAAAATTTCAGCATATATGGGCAAAGCCATGGTTAAAGAGGGAGATTATGTAAAAAAAGGTCAAGTTCTTATTTCGGGAGTTTTAACTGACACTCAAAATGTACCTATAAAATTAGTTCATGCCTTTGGAGAGGTAATTGCAAAGACATGGTATGAATCAGTTAAAGAAGTAAATATAAATTATAAATATGAAGAGAGAACTGGTAGAACAGCAAAGAAAGTATATTATAATTATTTTGGTAAGGATATATATATAAAAAACGATAACATTCTATTTAAAAAATATGATAAAATAATAGAAAAAAAAATATTTAAAATAGGAAATTTTTCTATGCCAGTGCAATTAGTTACTGAATATTATTATGAAAAGACTGATAAATATAAAATTATAAGCTATGAAGAGGCTACTAATATTGCACTTAATGATGCTGAAGAAGATGTAAAAAAATATCTTCCAAAGGATGCAAAGATATTAGATAAAAAGGTAGACAAGATTATAGGTAATGGTAAAGCCAAGGTAAGAGTTCTTTATATTACTGAAGAAAATATTTGTATTGAACAGGAAATAAATTAG
- the yqfC gene encoding sporulation protein YqfC — translation MQKERVNKLKSRVSESLDIPKDVTMGVPNIKMIGNIEVSIENHKGVIEYSKNILRINSHIGIIKIYGKELEVKEINQEFITVIGNIEIVEFIK, via the coding sequence ATGCAAAAAGAAAGAGTTAATAAATTGAAAAGTAGGGTATCAGAATCCCTTGACATTCCAAAGGATGTTACCATGGGAGTCCCAAATATAAAAATGATTGGTAATATTGAAGTTTCTATAGAAAATCATAAAGGAGTAATTGAATATTCTAAAAACATATTAAGAATCAACTCACATATAGGAATAATAAAGATTTATGGAAAAGAGCTTGAGGTAAAAGAAATTAATCAGGAATTTATAACGGTAATTGGAAATATTGAAATAGTTGAATTTATTAAATGA
- a CDS encoding GatB/YqeY domain-containing protein: MSLKDKLQEDWKAALKNKDSFRANVISMARAAVLQAEKVDGSKLDDEGVIAVLSKEVKQRRDSILEFEKGNRQDLVEQAKKEIEILLEYLPQQLSKEELTEIVKSAVNEVNATSIKEMGKVMAAIMPKVKGRADGKLVNEIVKQILQ; this comes from the coding sequence ATGTCGCTCAAGGATAAATTACAGGAAGACTGGAAGGCTGCCTTAAAAAATAAAGACAGCTTTAGAGCTAATGTAATTAGTATGGCAAGAGCTGCTGTACTTCAAGCTGAAAAGGTTGATGGCTCAAAACTTGATGATGAAGGTGTAATTGCTGTCCTCTCTAAGGAAGTAAAACAACGAAGGGATTCAATCCTTGAGTTTGAAAAAGGGAACAGGCAGGATCTTGTTGAGCAGGCCAAAAAAGAAATAGAGATTTTGCTTGAATACCTTCCTCAGCAGTTATCAAAAGAAGAACTAACTGAAATAGTTAAAAGTGCTGTGAATGAGGTAAATGCTACAAGTATTAAAGAGATGGGAAAAGTTATGGCAGCAATAATGCCTAAAGTTAAGGGGCGAGCCGATGGAAAGCTTGTAAATGAAATAGTAAAGCAAATTTTACAATAA
- the rpsU gene encoding 30S ribosomal protein S21: MSEIRVGENESIDSALRRFKKKCARAGVLAEVRKREHYEKPSVKRKKKSEAARKRKFK; the protein is encoded by the coding sequence GTGTCAGAAATCAGAGTTGGAGAAAATGAATCAATTGATAGTGCACTCCGTAGATTTAAAAAGAAATGCGCAAGAGCTGGTGTGCTTGCAGAAGTAAGAAAGAGAGAACACTATGAAAAGCCAAGCGTAAAGAGAAAGAAAAAATCTGAAGCTGCAAGGAAGAGAAAGTTTAAATAA
- a CDS encoding histidine triad nucleotide-binding protein yields MMNCIFCKIVEGTIPSQKVYEDEKVVGFKDISPVAPVHIIIIPKHHIESVMEVDENNADIVSHIILVAKKIAKELGISEKGFRIVNNCGKEGGQTVPHLHFHLLGGRDMQWPPG; encoded by the coding sequence ATAATGAATTGTATATTTTGTAAAATAGTAGAGGGAACTATACCTTCTCAAAAAGTCTATGAGGATGAGAAGGTAGTTGGTTTTAAAGATATAAGCCCTGTTGCTCCTGTACATATTATAATAATCCCTAAGCATCATATAGAATCAGTAATGGAAGTTGATGAAAATAATGCTGATATAGTAAGTCATATAATTCTTGTAGCAAAAAAAATAGCAAAAGAGCTTGGAATTAGCGAAAAGGGATTTAGAATAGTAAACAATTGTGGTAAAGAGGGAGGGCAGACAGTACCTCACTTGCATTTTCACCTTTTAGGTGGTAGAGATATGCAGTGGCCTCCAGGTTGA
- the mtaB gene encoding tRNA (N(6)-L-threonylcarbamoyladenosine(37)-C(2))-methylthiotransferase MtaB: protein MKKVAFYTLGCRVNQYETEAIAEVFIKDGYEVVDFDEFANVYVINTCSVTNISDKKSRNMIRKAKKLNPEAVVVAAGCYSQVAPEEVASIEGVDIVVGTTDKIKIPQIVKEYLKEKKPIKHVENIMNIRTFEEMEIEEYQDRTRAFLKIQDGCENFCSYCLIPFARGPVRSKNPDKVLSEVKKLALNGYKEVILSGIHVASYGKDLGNVDLVSLIENINDIEGIERIRIGSVDPTFFTDNRIESLSKVKKLCNHFHLSLQSGCDETLKRMNRHYTTGEYKGIVTKLREKIQDVSISTDIIVGFPGETDEEFNETYKFLEDIKLSKMHIFKYSERKGTRAEKLPNKVDPLVKEIRSQKLIKLDEIFEESFIKKFINSEMKVLFEEGDDGIYFGYTTNYIKVMVKSKEDITGKIMNVKLVNCLKNVAEGNLI from the coding sequence ATGAAAAAAGTTGCCTTTTATACTTTAGGTTGCAGAGTAAATCAATATGAAACTGAAGCAATTGCAGAAGTTTTTATAAAAGATGGATATGAAGTTGTTGATTTTGATGAATTTGCAAATGTTTATGTTATAAACACTTGTAGCGTTACAAATATTAGTGATAAAAAGTCCAGAAATATGATTAGAAAGGCTAAAAAATTGAATCCCGAAGCTGTTGTAGTGGCAGCAGGATGCTATTCTCAAGTAGCGCCTGAAGAAGTCGCTTCAATTGAGGGGGTAGATATTGTTGTAGGAACGACAGATAAAATAAAGATACCCCAAATAGTTAAGGAATATTTAAAAGAAAAAAAGCCAATAAAGCATGTTGAGAATATAATGAATATACGAACCTTTGAAGAGATGGAAATTGAGGAATATCAGGACAGAACAAGAGCTTTTCTAAAGATACAAGATGGTTGCGAAAATTTTTGTTCCTACTGTTTAATCCCCTTTGCAAGGGGACCTGTACGAAGTAAAAATCCAGATAAAGTATTAAGCGAAGTTAAAAAATTAGCTTTAAATGGGTATAAAGAAGTAATACTTTCAGGAATTCATGTTGCATCTTATGGGAAAGATTTAGGGAATGTTGATCTTGTATCTTTGATTGAAAATATAAATGATATTGAAGGAATTGAGCGCATTAGAATAGGTTCAGTAGATCCCACATTTTTCACAGATAATAGAATTGAAAGTTTAAGTAAAGTTAAAAAGCTTTGCAATCATTTTCATCTGTCTCTTCAAAGTGGATGCGATGAAACATTAAAACGCATGAATAGGCACTATACGACAGGAGAATATAAGGGTATAGTTACAAAGTTAAGAGAGAAGATACAAGATGTTTCTATAAGTACTGATATTATTGTAGGTTTTCCAGGGGAAACTGATGAGGAGTTTAATGAAACTTATAAATTCTTAGAAGATATAAAATTATCAAAGATGCATATATTTAAATATAGTGAGAGAAAGGGTACAAGGGCAGAAAAGCTTCCTAATAAAGTAGATCCCTTGGTAAAAGAAATTAGAAGCCAAAAACTTATTAAACTTGATGAAATATTTGAAGAAAGCTTTATTAAAAAGTTTATAAATAGTGAAATGAAAGTGTTATTTGAAGAAGGAGACGATGGAATCTATTTTGGTTATACTACAAACTATATTAAAGTAATGGTAAAATCTAAAGAAGATATAACTGGTAAAATTATGAATGTAAAGTTGGTAAATTGTTTGAAGAATGTTGCAGAGGGTAATTTAATTTAG
- a CDS encoding RsmE family RNA methyltransferase — MHKFFVNSENINYSNNKILIEGEDVNHITKVLRLRSKDRILICDGKGNEHVCTIESFNKKEVLCTIEEKFQNKTEPDIKISLFQALPKSQKMDLIVQKSVEIGVCNIYTVITKRVVADIGSKDISNKIERWRRISMEAAKQSNRGMIPMVIEPIDFKRAVEELKKMDIAFVPYENEKSIGFKNVLHQKNNIKNVGIFIGPEGGFEEEEIKLCIENGIHPVTLGPRILRTETAGFVASTIVLYELSDMGGSK; from the coding sequence ATGCATAAGTTTTTTGTTAACAGTGAAAATATAAATTATAGTAATAATAAAATACTAATTGAAGGGGAAGATGTAAATCATATAACGAAGGTTTTAAGGCTAAGAAGTAAAGATAGAATATTGATTTGTGATGGAAAAGGGAATGAGCATGTATGTACTATAGAAAGTTTTAATAAAAAAGAAGTATTGTGTACTATAGAAGAAAAGTTTCAAAACAAAACTGAACCAGATATAAAAATATCCTTATTTCAAGCCCTTCCAAAGTCACAAAAGATGGATCTTATTGTACAAAAATCCGTTGAGATTGGAGTTTGCAATATATATACAGTTATTACCAAAAGGGTTGTAGCTGATATTGGAAGCAAAGACATAAGCAATAAAATTGAAAGATGGAGAAGGATTTCCATGGAGGCTGCAAAACAGAGTAATCGCGGTATGATACCCATGGTAATTGAGCCTATTGATTTCAAAAGGGCAGTTGAAGAGCTAAAAAAAATGGATATTGCATTTGTACCTTATGAAAATGAAAAATCAATTGGTTTTAAAAATGTTTTACATCAAAAAAACAATATAAAAAATGTAGGAATATTTATAGGTCCTGAAGGAGGATTTGAAGAAGAAGAAATAAAACTTTGCATAGAAAATGGAATACATCCTGTAACTTTAGGACCAAGAATACTTAGAACTGAAACTGCAGGTTTTGTAGCATCAACTATAGTTTTATATGAACTTTCAGATATGGGAGGAAGTAAATGA
- the prmA gene encoding 50S ribosomal protein L11 methyltransferase, whose product MNGKWIEIKIITSSEAVEPVSGIFYGLDVKGVAIEDPNDIIKRDQGELSWDFADISILEYKGSAAVVKGYFNPNEDIDKIVEYIKNKINELNDLGIDIGQGKVITNVVYDEDWANSWKKYYKTTKIGKNIVIKPKWEDYEKKEDEIVIELDPGMAFGTGTHETTMMCIELLEKYVKKGDIVFDIGTGSGILSISASKLGAAKVIGVDIDEVAVHAAKENVEYNNIKNVEIRHGNLTDVVEGKADIIVANIIADIVLNLIETIKPFVKENGIFIVSGIIQDRKQDVLLKFKEEGFDICDIKEMGEWVAISAKVS is encoded by the coding sequence GTGAATGGGAAATGGATTGAAATAAAGATAATTACAAGTAGTGAAGCAGTTGAGCCTGTGTCGGGCATATTCTATGGACTGGATGTTAAAGGAGTTGCAATAGAGGATCCAAACGATATTATAAAAAGGGATCAAGGAGAGCTTAGCTGGGATTTTGCTGATATTTCAATACTTGAATACAAAGGCAGTGCAGCTGTTGTTAAAGGATACTTTAATCCAAATGAGGATATAGATAAGATAGTTGAATACATAAAAAATAAAATAAATGAACTTAACGATTTAGGAATTGATATAGGTCAAGGTAAGGTAATAACTAATGTAGTATATGATGAGGATTGGGCAAACTCATGGAAAAAATATTATAAAACAACAAAGATAGGTAAAAACATAGTCATAAAACCCAAATGGGAGGATTATGAGAAAAAAGAAGATGAAATAGTGATAGAGCTTGACCCTGGTATGGCCTTTGGAACAGGCACCCATGAAACAACAATGATGTGCATTGAGCTTCTTGAAAAATATGTAAAAAAAGGAGATATAGTATTTGATATAGGAACTGGTTCAGGAATACTCTCAATTTCTGCATCAAAGCTTGGAGCTGCAAAAGTAATAGGAGTAGATATAGATGAAGTAGCAGTTCATGCAGCAAAGGAGAATGTAGAATATAATAATATTAAAAATGTAGAGATAAGGCATGGAAATTTAACTGATGTTGTTGAAGGAAAAGCAGATATAATTGTTGCAAATATAATAGCTGATATAGTTTTAAATTTGATAGAAACAATAAAGCCTTTTGTGAAAGAAAATGGAATATTCATTGTGTCAGGTATAATTCAAGATAGGAAACAGGATGTACTATTAAAATTCAAAGAAGAAGGCTTTGATATTTGTGATATCAAAGAGATGGGTGAATGGGTTGCAATTTCTGCAAAGGTAAGCTAA
- the dnaJ gene encoding molecular chaperone DnaJ has product MWKVVRQVAKDYYAILGVSKNATDEEIKSAFRKLALKYHPDKNPGDKNAEEKFKEINEAYQVLSDPQKRAQYDQFGTADFNGQGGFGGFDPSNFGGFGGFGGFEGFSDIFGDIFGDMFGARRQKNGPQRGADLEYNLELTFEEAAFGVKKDIEIYRYESCDKCHGTGAKPGTSPKACPKCNGTGQIKTQRNTPFGSFVSVTTCDRCYGEGRVIETPCPNCGGKGKVRKKKIISINIPAGVDTGNTIPLRGEGEPGLRGGAPGDLYINIKVKPHKIFQRKGFDITCEVSISFIKAILGGEIAIPTLEGEEKYTIVPGTQPGTIVRLKGKGINKIRGGGRGDLFAELKVEIPKKLTEKQKELLNKLAVEFGEDIKEGKKSFMDKFKDAFGG; this is encoded by the coding sequence ATGTGGAAGGTGGTGAGGCAAGTGGCGAAGGATTACTATGCAATACTTGGAGTTAGCAAAAATGCAACTGACGAAGAAATAAAAAGTGCTTTTAGAAAGCTTGCATTAAAATATCATCCAGATAAGAATCCTGGAGATAAAAATGCTGAGGAGAAATTCAAAGAAATAAATGAAGCTTATCAGGTTCTATCTGATCCTCAAAAACGTGCACAGTATGATCAATTTGGTACGGCTGATTTTAATGGTCAAGGTGGATTTGGCGGTTTCGATCCATCAAACTTTGGTGGGTTTGGTGGCTTTGGAGGCTTTGAAGGTTTTTCTGATATATTTGGTGATATATTTGGTGATATGTTTGGTGCAAGACGACAAAAGAATGGTCCTCAAAGAGGAGCTGACTTAGAGTATAATCTTGAATTAACTTTTGAAGAAGCAGCTTTTGGAGTAAAAAAGGATATTGAAATTTATAGATATGAATCATGTGATAAATGTCATGGTACAGGAGCAAAGCCGGGGACTTCTCCAAAAGCATGTCCTAAATGTAATGGTACAGGGCAGATTAAAACTCAAAGAAATACGCCTTTTGGAAGCTTTGTAAGTGTTACTACTTGTGACAGATGCTATGGAGAAGGAAGAGTAATAGAGACACCGTGCCCTAACTGTGGTGGAAAAGGTAAAGTTAGAAAAAAGAAGATTATATCAATAAATATACCTGCAGGGGTAGATACTGGAAATACAATTCCTTTAAGAGGAGAAGGAGAACCAGGTTTAAGGGGAGGAGCACCAGGGGATCTTTATATTAACATTAAGGTAAAGCCTCATAAAATATTTCAAAGAAAAGGCTTTGATATAACCTGTGAAGTTTCTATATCCTTTATAAAGGCAATACTTGGAGGAGAAATTGCTATACCTACTCTTGAAGGAGAAGAAAAGTATACAATTGTACCAGGAACTCAGCCAGGAACTATTGTAAGATTAAAAGGTAAAGGCATAAATAAAATCCGTGGAGGAGGAAGAGGAGATCTTTTTGCAGAGCTTAAGGTAGAAATCCCTAAAAAACTTACTGAAAAGCAAAAAGAGCTTTTAAATAAGCTTGCTGTTGAGTTCGGAGAGGATATAAAGGAAGGAAAAAAATCCTTTATGGATAAATTTAAAGATGCCTTTGGAGGATAA